The following are encoded in a window of Kitasatospora fiedleri genomic DNA:
- a CDS encoding N-acetylmuramoyl-L-alanine amidase has protein sequence MARMAGTAWIGPTPNQRAGGMSEFRGLVLHIQDGTEAGSEAWFKNPDSQASAHFLNPKSGGLRQLVDTADRAWTQGAGNAYWISVENEGRGGDALTSSQVENCAQLLAWLHRTYGVPLQLADDPNGRGLGWHGMGGAAWGGHYDCPGKAVLAQRGQILARTQQIINPTPTTPVQEDDMPSAQEVAEAVWSFRLPDPDTPGRGVAAGDIQAYSDHRHNVLYGQLAGLSAAVKTLAGLVSQGVDTAAVVAAVEQAIAKATVNVHVDVNSTNSTPKGN, from the coding sequence ATGGCCCGGATGGCCGGGACGGCCTGGATCGGTCCGACTCCCAATCAGCGCGCCGGCGGCATGTCGGAGTTCCGCGGTCTCGTCCTGCACATCCAGGACGGCACCGAGGCCGGCAGCGAGGCCTGGTTCAAGAACCCCGACAGCCAGGCCAGCGCGCACTTCCTCAACCCGAAGTCCGGCGGCCTGCGGCAGCTCGTCGACACGGCCGACCGGGCGTGGACGCAGGGCGCCGGCAACGCGTACTGGATCTCGGTCGAGAACGAGGGCCGGGGCGGCGACGCCTTGACCTCGTCGCAGGTCGAGAACTGCGCGCAGCTGCTGGCGTGGCTGCACCGGACGTACGGCGTGCCGCTGCAGCTCGCCGACGACCCAAACGGTCGCGGCTTGGGCTGGCACGGCATGGGCGGCGCGGCCTGGGGCGGTCACTACGACTGCCCGGGTAAGGCGGTGCTCGCCCAGCGCGGCCAGATCCTGGCGCGCACCCAGCAGATCATCAACCCCACTCCCACTACTCCCGTCCAGGAGGACGACATGCCCAGTGCTCAGGAAGTTGCGGAAGCGGTCTGGAGCTTCCGGCTGCCGGACCCGGACACGCCGGGGCGCGGTGTCGCCGCGGGCGACATCCAGGCGTACTCCGACCACCGCCACAACGTGCTGTACGGCCAGCTGGCCGGGCTGTCCGCGGCGGTGAAGACGTTGGCGGGGCTGGTCAGCCAGGGCGTCGACACGGCGGCCGTGGTGGCCGCGGTCGAGCAGGCCATCGCCAAGGCGACCGTCAACGTCCACGTGGACGTCAACTCCACCAACTCGACCCCGAAGGGGAACTGA
- a CDS encoding DUF7620 family protein, producing the protein MLQGGAAGLLALVVLLILTGRLIPRRTYDDVREERDMWRAAFRESEAARAVEHEHAVTAVEVGQTAVQVLRALPTPEGWTMLRRIRAWCGRSRRVTPGQQAARSALYRAECDRLEAEGRAPVAAEVARELRALRVENHFAERIRLSLEGGR; encoded by the coding sequence GTGCTCCAGGGTGGCGCGGCCGGCCTGCTCGCTCTGGTCGTCCTGCTGATCCTCACCGGCCGGCTTATCCCCAGACGTACGTACGACGACGTGCGCGAGGAGCGGGACATGTGGCGGGCCGCGTTCCGGGAGTCGGAGGCGGCCCGCGCGGTGGAGCACGAGCACGCGGTGACGGCGGTGGAGGTCGGCCAGACGGCGGTGCAGGTGCTGCGTGCGCTGCCCACCCCGGAGGGGTGGACCATGCTTCGGCGGATCAGGGCGTGGTGCGGTCGTAGTCGCCGGGTGACGCCGGGGCAGCAGGCGGCCCGGTCGGCGTTGTATCGGGCGGAGTGTGACCGGTTGGAGGCGGAGGGGCGGGCGCCGGTGGCGGCGGAGGTGGCGCGCGAGTTGCGTGCACTGCGGGTTGAGAACCACTTCGCAGAGCGGATTCGCCTGAGCTTGGAGGGAGGGCGCTGA
- a CDS encoding phage distal tail protein, whose amino-acid sequence MVRAPAGQMGAVIAALEAACPIGQDEQPLVVQLDERGPLLAWARVVRMDLPVSSSWQLGYAEGGAIQWEATDPRRYQLVEQVALTGLPQQEAGLSWGSPTETGLDWGSPTETGLVWGAPGSTGDITCTNAGSAETHPTITITGPCTTPSVALAGTGTVLEYALTLAATDQLVIDCWNGTVLLGGQDRATFATARSVPEELMAIPPGGTSTLSFRSLDGSPDPAASCTVRWRSAYW is encoded by the coding sequence CGTGCCCGATCGGCCAGGACGAGCAGCCGCTGGTCGTCCAGCTCGACGAGCGCGGCCCGCTGCTGGCGTGGGCCCGGGTCGTCCGCATGGACCTCCCGGTCTCCTCGTCCTGGCAGCTCGGCTACGCGGAGGGCGGCGCGATCCAGTGGGAGGCCACCGACCCGCGCCGCTACCAGTTGGTCGAGCAGGTCGCCCTGACCGGGCTGCCGCAGCAGGAAGCCGGATTGTCGTGGGGTTCCCCGACGGAGACGGGCCTGGACTGGGGCTCGCCGACGGAGACCGGGCTGGTGTGGGGGGCGCCGGGCAGCACCGGCGACATCACGTGCACCAACGCGGGGTCGGCGGAGACCCATCCGACGATCACCATCACCGGGCCGTGCACCACCCCGTCGGTCGCCCTGGCCGGGACCGGCACGGTCCTGGAGTACGCGCTGACGCTGGCCGCCACCGACCAGCTGGTCATCGACTGCTGGAACGGCACCGTCCTGCTGGGCGGCCAGGACCGGGCGACGTTCGCCACCGCCCGGTCGGTGCCGGAGGAGCTGATGGCCATCCCCCCGGGCGGAACCTCCACCCTCTCCTTCCGCTCCCTCGACGGGTCGCCCGACCCGGCCGCCAGCTGCACCGTGCGCTGGCGCTCCGCCTACTGGTAA
- a CDS encoding NUDIX hydrolase, which yields MSEWTVHGSRPIYTSPWVELDLVDVEPPGRDRYEHHLVRFAPVAAVVVLNDRDEVLMMWRHRFATDTWNWEIPSGIVEDGESLEQAAIREVEEETGWRVAAVEPLAYNQPIGGMSNAEHTTFLARGAEYIAPPVDTHEADRIEWIPLDRIQGMIDRREIVAGVAVVGLLQLLARRP from the coding sequence ATGAGCGAGTGGACCGTGCACGGCAGCCGCCCCATCTACACAAGCCCCTGGGTCGAGCTCGACCTCGTCGACGTCGAACCCCCCGGCCGCGACCGCTACGAGCACCACCTCGTTCGATTCGCCCCCGTCGCCGCCGTCGTGGTCCTCAACGACCGCGACGAGGTGCTGATGATGTGGCGCCACCGCTTCGCCACCGACACCTGGAACTGGGAGATCCCCTCGGGCATCGTCGAGGACGGGGAGTCCCTGGAGCAGGCCGCGATCCGGGAGGTAGAGGAGGAGACCGGCTGGCGCGTCGCCGCGGTCGAGCCCCTCGCCTACAATCAGCCCATCGGCGGCATGAGCAACGCCGAGCACACCACGTTCCTGGCCCGCGGGGCCGAGTACATCGCGCCACCCGTCGACACCCACGAGGCCGACCGGATCGAGTGGATCCCCCTCGACCGCATCCAAGGAATGATCGACCGTCGGGAGATCGTCGCCGGCGTCGCCGTGGTCGGCCTCCTGCAACTCCTCGCCCGCCGCCCCTAA
- a CDS encoding putative phage holin, translating to MVALDAAQLANVSASALVAVAAGSAAVMYHVRAPWRRSRIGRHIMAVTVAVGLLGLYTVLITLVWPSGPAAAVLRFGRCVLLVVLAGLMVQRVRLVVDAQREPPEESP from the coding sequence ATGGTGGCGTTGGATGCGGCTCAGCTGGCGAACGTGTCGGCGTCGGCGCTGGTGGCGGTGGCTGCCGGGTCGGCGGCGGTGATGTACCACGTGCGGGCGCCGTGGCGTAGGTCGCGGATAGGGCGTCACATCATGGCGGTGACGGTCGCAGTGGGCCTGCTGGGCCTGTACACGGTGTTGATCACGCTGGTGTGGCCGTCGGGCCCGGCGGCGGCGGTGCTGCGGTTCGGCCGGTGTGTGCTGCTGGTGGTGCTGGCCGGGTTGATGGTGCAGCGGGTCCGGTTGGTGGTCGACGCCCAACGGGAGCCGCCGGAGGAATCTCCTTGA